The following proteins are co-located in the Alcaligenes faecalis genome:
- a CDS encoding 8-amino-7-oxononanoate synthase, whose protein sequence is MSAFLTHLDQQLEALKTKKLWRQRAISRPLPNAHIERNAQVVLNFAGNDYLGLSQHPQLKLLAAQDVAGATASPLICGHHALAQALEQDLADWSGFEASRLFVSGYQASLGVIPALVGTGDTIFCDRLNHASLIDASRLSGARLRVYPHRDMARLDNLLGRPTPGFKLVISDSLFSMDGTIAPVDELITLCERHDALLYLDDAHGLGILGENGRGAPELFQLTATQRRRLIYLGTFGKAAGQGGAFIACSHNLADWFTQSARSYVYSTGLAPAHCASLLACLRLIKQAQPQRALLKEHIQTLQTLSQDLPWRLAPSDTPVQSLLMGEVEPALQLSETLLQKGIWAPAIRPPTVPRHQARLRISLSAAHRHQDIEKLVQALQEAAHSLR, encoded by the coding sequence ATGAGTGCTTTTCTCACTCATCTGGATCAGCAATTGGAGGCCTTGAAGACCAAGAAGCTGTGGCGACAAAGAGCCATCAGCCGTCCCTTGCCGAACGCGCATATCGAGCGCAATGCTCAGGTCGTGCTGAACTTCGCCGGCAATGACTATCTGGGCCTTAGTCAGCATCCACAACTCAAACTGCTGGCAGCACAAGATGTAGCCGGAGCCACGGCCTCCCCACTCATTTGTGGGCATCATGCGCTGGCTCAGGCACTGGAGCAGGATCTGGCAGACTGGAGTGGCTTCGAGGCCAGCCGTCTTTTTGTCAGCGGCTACCAAGCCAGCTTGGGTGTCATTCCCGCGCTGGTCGGCACGGGCGACACCATCTTCTGTGACAGGCTGAACCACGCCAGCCTGATTGATGCCAGCCGTCTATCCGGTGCTCGTTTACGTGTGTATCCCCATAGGGATATGGCACGGCTGGATAATCTACTCGGCAGACCAACGCCGGGCTTCAAGCTGGTGATCTCGGACAGCCTGTTCAGCATGGACGGGACAATAGCCCCGGTCGATGAACTGATCACCTTATGCGAACGCCACGATGCCTTGTTGTATCTGGACGATGCACATGGCTTGGGCATTTTGGGCGAAAACGGGCGCGGTGCGCCTGAGCTTTTCCAGCTCACGGCCACACAACGTCGGCGTCTGATTTATCTGGGGACTTTTGGCAAGGCAGCCGGGCAAGGCGGCGCTTTTATTGCCTGCTCCCATAACTTGGCCGACTGGTTCACGCAATCCGCCCGCAGCTATGTGTACAGCACCGGCTTGGCACCGGCACATTGCGCTTCCTTGCTGGCTTGCCTACGGCTGATCAAACAAGCTCAGCCCCAGCGGGCCTTGTTGAAAGAACACATCCAAACGCTGCAAACCTTGAGCCAGGACCTGCCCTGGCGTCTGGCGCCGTCCGACACACCCGTGCAAAGCCTGCTGATGGGCGAGGTGGAACCTGCTTTGCAGCTATCCGAAACGCTTCTTCAAAAAGGTATTTGGGCACCGGCCATACGCCCGCCCACCGTTCCCCGCCATCAAGCCCGATTACGCATTTCCCTGTCTGCCGCCCACCGGCATCAGGATATTGAAAAACTGGTCCAGGCACTACAGGAAGCCGCCCACTCTTTACGGTGA
- the bioA gene encoding adenosylmethionine--8-amino-7-oxononanoate transaminase: MNSNSLPPLAQRSLQAVWHPCTQMQHHDQGVPLLAIKRAQGAWLYDANGNAYLDAISSWWVNLFGHSHPHLVQAISDQVQQLDHIMLCGLTHEPVVQLSERLATLSSHRLGHAFYASDGASAVEIALKLSVHYWRNQGQEHKHRFVGIAQGYHGETLGALAVTDVPLFRESYGSQLGQQYTAASPDLRQAHSPDEHHQVTTNALQSLKQILESHQDIAAVILEPLVQCAAGMNMHSPDYLRGVRELCDRYHVHLILDEIAVGCGRTGTFFACEQAGIWPDLLCLSKGITGGTLPLSVVLSSPTIFQGFYDQDLRRGFLHSHSYTGNPLACRAALATLDLFEQYPVYELQKTLGQALDDGLQKLNRQYPRMQHLRRCGVIWAFDLDTGPARYDHQGFARRFYRSALQQGLMLRPIGNTVYLMPGYLWGTQEVEHCLNGLGRLLKEYA; this comes from the coding sequence ATGAACTCAAACTCTCTCCCTCCTTTGGCCCAACGCAGCTTGCAAGCGGTCTGGCATCCCTGCACTCAGATGCAGCATCACGATCAAGGCGTACCGCTACTGGCGATCAAGCGCGCCCAGGGCGCCTGGCTGTATGATGCCAACGGCAACGCCTACCTGGACGCCATCAGCTCCTGGTGGGTGAATCTGTTTGGACATAGCCACCCGCATCTGGTGCAGGCAATTAGCGATCAGGTCCAGCAACTGGATCACATCATGCTCTGCGGCCTGACCCATGAGCCGGTTGTGCAGCTTTCCGAACGATTGGCCACCTTGAGCAGCCATCGCTTAGGCCATGCTTTTTATGCCAGCGACGGCGCTTCTGCAGTGGAAATTGCCTTGAAACTGAGCGTGCACTACTGGCGCAACCAGGGCCAGGAGCACAAGCACCGTTTTGTAGGCATTGCACAGGGATACCACGGCGAAACGCTGGGTGCTCTGGCCGTAACCGATGTGCCCTTGTTCCGGGAAAGCTACGGCTCGCAACTGGGCCAGCAATACACCGCAGCCAGCCCCGATCTGCGCCAGGCCCATAGCCCGGACGAACACCACCAGGTCACCACAAACGCACTGCAGTCGTTGAAACAGATTCTGGAGAGCCATCAGGACATTGCCGCCGTGATTCTGGAGCCGCTGGTGCAATGTGCGGCTGGCATGAACATGCATTCACCCGACTATCTGCGCGGTGTGCGTGAGCTATGCGACCGCTATCACGTACATTTGATTTTGGACGAGATTGCCGTGGGTTGCGGGCGTACCGGCACCTTCTTTGCCTGCGAGCAGGCAGGTATCTGGCCTGATCTGCTGTGCCTGTCCAAGGGAATTACCGGCGGCACGCTGCCTTTGTCCGTGGTGCTCTCCAGCCCCACGATTTTTCAAGGGTTTTATGATCAAGACTTGCGCCGGGGCTTTCTGCACTCTCATTCGTACACCGGCAATCCCCTGGCCTGCCGCGCCGCGCTGGCTACTCTGGACTTGTTTGAGCAATACCCTGTCTACGAGCTGCAAAAAACGCTGGGGCAAGCACTGGATGACGGCCTGCAAAAACTGAATCGACAGTATCCCAGGATGCAGCATCTGCGCCGCTGCGGGGTGATCTGGGCCTTTGACCTGGACACGGGCCCGGCTCGCTACGATCACCAGGGTTTTGCACGACGCTTTTACCGCTCAGCCCTGCAACAAGGGCTGATGCTGCGCCCTATCGGCAATACCGTGTACCTGATGCCCGGCTATCTATGGGGCACACAAGAAGTGGAGCATTGCCTGAATGGCCTGGGTCGTCTGCTGAAGGAATACGCATGA
- the bioD gene encoding dethiobiotin synthase, with translation MRACFVTGTDTEIGKTLVSSALLHLLSQSGARTLGIKPIASGAEEIEGRLHNEDVDALARHSSLKPDPETLTPYLFKPAAAPHILAEQTGVELDPALIQKTVHAAAIQADYVIVEGVGGFMLPLGQGHTGVDLAQALQLPVVLVVGLRLGALNHALLTVQAIRASGLSFLGWVANHIVPEMNYAKENLQTLHDYLPGPCLGVIPRLEATTLDERIQQAAQYLRSPWGDKT, from the coding sequence ATGAGGGCCTGCTTTGTGACGGGCACCGATACGGAGATTGGCAAAACGCTGGTCAGCTCGGCTTTGCTCCACTTACTAAGCCAAAGCGGTGCACGCACGCTGGGCATCAAGCCTATTGCGTCGGGGGCCGAGGAAATAGAAGGCCGTCTGCATAACGAAGACGTAGACGCGCTGGCCCGGCACTCCAGCCTGAAACCTGATCCGGAAACACTGACACCGTACTTGTTTAAGCCCGCTGCGGCACCCCACATTCTGGCTGAGCAAACAGGAGTCGAATTAGACCCGGCTCTGATCCAAAAAACGGTTCATGCAGCGGCAATACAAGCCGACTATGTAATCGTTGAAGGAGTGGGAGGCTTCATGCTGCCCCTGGGACAAGGGCACACGGGGGTAGATTTGGCACAGGCGTTGCAGCTACCTGTAGTCTTGGTGGTTGGTTTACGTTTGGGGGCCTTGAATCATGCCTTGCTGACCGTTCAAGCCATACGCGCCAGTGGCTTGAGCTTTCTGGGCTGGGTCGCCAACCACATAGTCCCGGAGATGAATTATGCCAAGGAGAATCTGCAAACGCTGCATGACTATCTGCCGGGCCCTTGCCTGGGTGTCATTCCAAGACTGGAAGCCACAACGCTGGATGAGCGTATCCAGCAAGCTGCGCAATACCTACGTTCACCTTGGGGAGATAAGACCTAG
- a CDS encoding DUF4880 domain-containing protein, with product MQHIDEQALNWLLKQHDPKHQGDARSQAAFRAWLSIDPQHQAAFLRWKLEWEAMDGISQEHLSRLRASSQQAASAAGQRVWCRRVLNSCVDMWSANPALRFALGGAVCLLLGVAFLGSIGSYFL from the coding sequence ATGCAGCACATCGATGAGCAGGCCTTGAACTGGCTGCTCAAACAGCATGACCCCAAACACCAAGGCGACGCCCGTAGCCAGGCGGCATTCCGCGCCTGGCTGTCCATTGACCCTCAGCATCAGGCCGCTTTCCTGCGTTGGAAGCTGGAGTGGGAAGCCATGGATGGAATCAGCCAGGAGCATTTGAGCCGTTTGCGTGCGAGCTCCCAGCAAGCCGCCAGTGCGGCAGGGCAGAGAGTATGGTGTCGCCGCGTGCTAAATAGTTGCGTGGACATGTGGTCTGCCAACCCTGCCTTGCGTTTTGCTTTGGGTGGGGCGGTATGTTTGCTGCTAGGTGTGGCGTTTTTGGGCAGTATCGGTAGCTATTTTCTATAA
- a CDS encoding sigma factor-like helix-turn-helix DNA-binding protein, with the protein MLKSFYRNGLSFCLRMLRGSQASAHAPSEPGARVLAMIEALPRRRREAFVLHRFEGLNYKEIATRMGTSPRVVEHYIRMAMLACRHNPAPVDRMDGAVPRPAGSYV; encoded by the coding sequence ATGCTGAAATCGTTTTATCGTAACGGTTTAAGTTTTTGCCTGCGCATGCTGCGTGGCTCACAAGCCTCTGCTCATGCTCCTTCAGAGCCGGGTGCTCGTGTGCTGGCCATGATCGAGGCCTTGCCTCGTCGCCGCCGCGAAGCCTTTGTGCTGCACCGCTTTGAGGGCCTGAACTACAAAGAAATCGCGACTCGTATGGGCACCAGCCCTCGGGTTGTTGAGCACTATATCCGTATGGCCATGCTGGCGTGCCGCCACAACCCGGCACCAGTCGATCGGATGGACGGGGCTGTGCCGCGTCCGGCTGGTTCGTATGTCTAA
- the bamC gene encoding outer membrane protein assembly factor BamC: MIAKPVNKSLIGLSLSLLVLSGCSTMDQIMGQGESVNYKSTVAGDPLSIPPDLTQANRDAHYRAPEGATSYSVYSQGQSAQQLKGGADDILPQSDVIKVMRDGDLRWLVVDRPVEDLFPRIIEFWGDHGFTIQSQDPRAGLIQTDWAENRAKIPESWIRSALGSIIDQVFDSGERDRFRTRFERVGNKTEIYVSHQHMEETPTADGTAFKWVFAKEDPGLNAAMLARMMVFLGSDIETAREQVANATKDPAGVQVQTSDKGDQAELTLNESFDRAWRRVGVAIDSAGFSVEDRDRSTGEFFIRYLDSDTGEKIEQQNIIGRIFGSRNTAEATPFRIKLSAQGAGTRVTVLDQQGQEQTTATAKRIINVLSTNLRPGN, translated from the coding sequence ATGATTGCTAAGCCAGTTAATAAAAGCCTGATCGGGCTGTCTTTGAGCCTGTTGGTACTGTCGGGCTGCTCGACAATGGACCAGATTATGGGCCAGGGCGAGTCGGTGAATTACAAGAGTACGGTTGCAGGCGATCCCTTGAGCATTCCGCCGGATCTGACTCAGGCTAACCGCGACGCACATTACCGTGCGCCAGAAGGGGCCACGTCTTATTCGGTCTACTCGCAAGGTCAGAGTGCGCAGCAGCTCAAAGGCGGGGCGGATGATATTCTGCCTCAGTCCGACGTCATCAAAGTGATGCGTGACGGCGATCTGCGTTGGCTGGTGGTCGATCGGCCCGTGGAAGACCTGTTCCCTCGTATTATCGAATTCTGGGGTGATCATGGTTTTACCATTCAGTCTCAAGATCCTCGCGCTGGTTTGATCCAGACCGATTGGGCTGAAAACCGTGCCAAGATTCCAGAAAGCTGGATTCGCAGTGCCTTGGGTTCCATCATTGACCAGGTCTTTGACAGTGGTGAACGAGACCGCTTCCGTACCCGCTTTGAGCGCGTCGGCAACAAGACAGAAATCTATGTGTCTCACCAGCATATGGAAGAAACACCCACGGCAGACGGTACCGCCTTTAAGTGGGTGTTCGCCAAAGAAGATCCCGGTCTGAATGCCGCCATGCTGGCTCGCATGATGGTCTTCCTGGGCTCGGATATTGAAACCGCACGTGAACAAGTGGCCAATGCCACCAAAGATCCTGCTGGCGTTCAAGTCCAGACCTCAGACAAGGGCGATCAGGCCGAACTGACGCTCAACGAGTCCTTTGATCGTGCATGGCGTCGTGTTGGCGTGGCCATCGACTCCGCTGGTTTCTCGGTGGAGGATCGTGATCGTTCCACGGGTGAGTTCTTTATCCGCTATCTGGATTCGGATACGGGCGAGAAGATCGAACAGCAAAACATCATTGGCCGCATCTTTGGCAGTCGCAACACCGCCGAAGCCACACCATTCCGCATCAAGCTCAGTGCCCAAGGTGCAGGTACTCGTGTCACGGTGCTGGATCAGCAAGGTCAGGAACAGACGACGGCGACAGCCAAGCGCATTATCAATGTGCTTTCCACCAATCTGCGCCCCGGCAACTGA
- the dapA gene encoding 4-hydroxy-tetrahydrodipicolinate synthase: protein MASSDSAISNFQGSMVALVTPMDPNGGLDFAAYRKLIDWHIQEGTRVLVVVGTSGESPTVSVDEHAELIKVAVEHAAGRVPVIAGVGGNSTREAIELSRHAQEVGADAGLSVVPYYNRPTQEGMYQHFRAIAEAVSLPQFLYNVPGRTVADLQNDTVLRLAQIPNIIGIKDATGDLARGGLLLRDVPEDFIVVSGDDPTAAAYILLGAKGNISVTANVAPRLMSQLCQAALDMDVPTVRRLNAYLAGLNKNLFIEANPIPVKWAVAEMGLTQLGYRLPLTPLSTQHHELLRQSLKLADLLP from the coding sequence ATGGCAAGTTCGGACTCTGCTATTTCCAATTTTCAGGGCAGTATGGTGGCCCTTGTTACACCCATGGATCCCAATGGGGGTCTGGATTTTGCCGCTTACCGAAAGTTGATCGACTGGCACATTCAGGAAGGAACACGTGTGCTGGTGGTTGTTGGAACCTCGGGCGAATCGCCTACGGTGTCGGTGGATGAACACGCTGAACTGATCAAGGTTGCCGTGGAGCACGCTGCCGGTCGTGTTCCTGTGATCGCTGGTGTAGGCGGTAACTCCACCCGTGAGGCCATTGAGCTGTCGCGCCACGCCCAGGAAGTGGGTGCAGACGCTGGTTTGTCGGTGGTGCCTTACTACAACCGTCCCACCCAGGAAGGCATGTACCAGCATTTTCGCGCGATTGCCGAAGCGGTCAGCCTGCCCCAGTTTCTGTACAACGTGCCTGGTCGCACGGTAGCCGACTTGCAGAACGATACCGTTCTGCGTCTGGCTCAAATCCCCAACATTATCGGTATCAAGGACGCAACGGGCGACTTGGCTCGTGGTGGCCTGTTGCTGCGTGATGTACCGGAAGACTTTATTGTGGTCAGCGGTGATGATCCTACCGCTGCTGCGTATATCTTATTGGGCGCCAAAGGTAATATTTCTGTGACGGCCAACGTGGCCCCACGCCTGATGAGCCAGTTGTGTCAGGCTGCCCTGGATATGGACGTACCGACGGTACGCCGTTTGAACGCCTATCTGGCAGGTTTGAATAAAAACCTGTTTATTGAGGCTAACCCCATTCCCGTGAAATGGGCCGTTGCAGAAATGGGCCTTACTCAACTGGGATATCGTTTACCATTGACGCCGTTAAGTACACAGCATCACGAATTGCTGCGTCAATCCTTGAAACTTGCGGATCTTCTTCCATGA
- a CDS encoding site-2 protease family protein, with protein sequence MDSFIQTLTVYALPVIFGITLHEAAHGYVARMFGDPTAMQAGRISLNPLRHIDPIGTIVVPAVLLLSSAMMGMGGILFGWAKPVPVDWGRLRNPKRDMLWVALAGPASNMMMAILWVLYAHLMVKIGQGDSRFWMGMAVAGVQVNLVLMALNLLPLPPLDGGRIVFSLLPNRWAYHYSRIEPYGMIILILLMFTGVLWTLMSPLIALGEGILKWFL encoded by the coding sequence ATGGACTCTTTTATACAGACCTTGACGGTCTATGCTTTGCCTGTCATTTTCGGCATCACGCTGCATGAAGCCGCTCATGGCTATGTTGCGCGTATGTTTGGCGACCCTACGGCCATGCAGGCCGGTCGCATCAGCCTGAACCCACTGCGTCACATTGACCCTATCGGGACCATTGTGGTGCCTGCGGTTCTTTTGCTCTCCAGCGCCATGATGGGCATGGGCGGTATTCTGTTTGGCTGGGCCAAACCCGTCCCTGTGGATTGGGGGCGTTTGCGCAATCCCAAACGGGACATGCTCTGGGTTGCCTTGGCCGGCCCGGCCTCCAATATGATGATGGCTATTTTGTGGGTTCTGTATGCCCATTTGATGGTCAAGATCGGTCAGGGTGACAGCCGCTTCTGGATGGGCATGGCGGTGGCCGGTGTGCAGGTCAACCTGGTTTTGATGGCACTGAATCTGCTGCCTTTGCCGCCTTTGGACGGTGGGCGCATTGTATTTAGTCTATTGCCTAACCGTTGGGCCTATCATTATTCTCGTATCGAGCCTTACGGCATGATCATTCTGATCTTGCTGATGTTTACCGGTGTGCTCTGGACACTGATGAGTCCTTTGATTGCACTGGGCGAAGGCATATTGAAATGGTTCTTATGA
- a CDS encoding L-threonylcarbamoyladenylate synthase: MSQLFVVHPENPQPRALAQAAELLAKGGLLAIPTDSSYAVVARLDDKSAADNLRRLRGLDDRHHLTLLCRDLAEISHFAKVDNPQYRLLKMATPGPWTFILEATKEVPRRVSHPSRKTIGIRVPDRKVALALMEQVGSPLISTTLIPDGEDEPLNDAQDILDRYAHQLAAVVDGGPCPLQATTVIDLTGPTPDVLRRGSGDPSTLGLS, encoded by the coding sequence ATGTCTCAATTATTCGTCGTTCATCCCGAAAACCCCCAACCCCGCGCATTGGCTCAAGCAGCAGAACTATTGGCTAAAGGAGGGCTGCTCGCCATTCCTACCGATTCCAGTTATGCCGTTGTTGCTCGTCTGGATGACAAGTCAGCGGCTGACAACCTGCGTCGTTTGCGTGGCTTGGATGACCGTCATCATCTGACCTTGCTGTGTCGTGATCTGGCTGAGATCAGCCACTTTGCCAAAGTGGACAACCCGCAGTATCGACTGCTGAAAATGGCCACCCCTGGCCCGTGGACTTTTATTCTGGAAGCCACCAAGGAAGTGCCGCGCCGTGTGTCGCATCCTTCGCGCAAAACCATTGGTATTCGGGTGCCCGACCGGAAAGTGGCCCTGGCCTTGATGGAGCAAGTGGGCAGTCCTCTGATTTCCACCACCCTGATTCCCGACGGCGAAGACGAGCCCTTGAACGATGCCCAGGACATTCTGGACCGTTACGCCCATCAACTGGCGGCGGTTGTCGATGGTGGGCCGTGCCCTTTGCAGGCCACTACCGTCATCGATTTGACGGGACCCACGCCCGACGTGTTGCGTCGAGGCTCTGGTGATCCCTCTACCTTGGGCCTGTCTTGA